The Anastrepha ludens isolate Willacy chromosome 2, idAnaLude1.1, whole genome shotgun sequence DNA window ATATACAGGGTTGgtcatattcgacggacccgacggatttcgatgactctttgggcccgtTCCAACCGACGAGGCTTGCCCGCAGGCAACAagctttgcgtcaattgaatcttatacgggaattaatgcaaatcaatgccgataattctgtcaaaaagatacagggttgccaaatgggtccgtcgaatattggcaaccttATAATGCTTTCACTAGTATGGTTGACATTACAAGAGTTATAAGAACAGATACTAGTCTTTGGACCTAGTAAACTCGTTCAACATGCATgcccttctcaagggcattccaccatattgcaataccatagtagagagTTTATCTAACTACTGATGTGCAAAGTCAATGTATCATTCTGTGCTATCACGCCCATTTTTATCCAATTAGCCTTTCGCAGAAGTGCAATGATGTCATACctttgcgtactctatctgcgactATGAGTCCTCACTTTAGCGTTCTATCCAGTACGAGTCCCAGATATTTAGGCCTTCTTGTTATTCTAAgtggtttttcttttaaaaatatttgtttaagagTTGTGTTATGTCTCTGGCTGAACGGTATGAGATCCGCCTTTTGCGAATTTAGTACTAGAAGCCCTCGACTATTGCAACAAAGTGATAGTATATTGAAGATCACACAGTGTAGGAGAGTGTTTGCCCGAGATTGCTATTAACATATTATCGGGTAATGAAATTATCTAATCtaccattttttcaagtttctgAAGAAGATCATTGATGGTCAGGTTCAACAGAATTGGAAAGATTACCCCACCCTGGGGTGTGCCCCTGACCGGAAATTTATTAATGGATGTTCCACCCAAATCTGCGCTTATCGTCCGCCCGATTAGCATTAGTTCTATGAGCGAGACAAGCGCACTGTTTACTCCCATTCCCGTTAACGATTTGGTAATTCTTCAGGATATACCTTCTAcccaaatatgaacgagacgttatcaataaaacggtcggcggatgacatatggcaaaaataatttttttgttttttggtaggactgttataagcttacatggcaaatttcagcgtgatatgtcacatagtgtgtgttcgagtgtgttcttcgaatttaacgatggaaattcaaagaatttgtttgaaattttgttattccaacaaaatttcggcttcagacgccttaaaaatgttgcagacaacctatggggactctgctcaaTCGCGTGcatgtgttttccagtggtacacatcgttcaaagagggccgtacatcaacccaaaaaaccacgccaaagtcgctcaaaaattaaggttatgctgactgtttttttcgattacgaaggtgtggtgcactcggagttccttccgcaaggccgatcggttaacgctgaatattatttagacgttttaaagcgtttgcgcgagaacattcgtcttaaaaggaaggaattgtgggacaacaagtcatggttcttgcatcacgataatgcaccagctcacacatcacgtcttgttcgcgattatttgaatcccaagctcaagttgccgctccgtggaaaacattttgagacaattgaagtcataaaagagaattcgaagaacacactcgagcttaacttgcttacagtagcacagaaaacaaactatgtgacatatcacgctgaaatttgccatgtaagcttataacagtcctaccaaaacacaaaaaatttattttgccatatgtcatccgcggaccgttttattgataacgtctcgttcatatttgagcagaagataTGTTATTGAAGAAACCTTCGATGTTTAGAAAGACAGCAAGGATGTATTCCTTATATTGAAGTGTTTTCTGAATTGTGTCGACTAGTgagtgaagcgctgtctccacGTAATAAAAGTTGCTTTAAATTATATGCGTACACATTTTTACTGTTATCGATAAGATACATTGATTTTAATGCCCAGAAGAATAACTTTGAAGGCTTTGATGAGCGAAAAAGTGTCAAAGCGCTAGACGAAAtgggaaatatttagtataatgtgcatcgctttgaaaaaaaagttaaaagggggggaggcttatagtttttaagtaatttaatgttaaagttctgtaatttagcgaaaagttggtgttgccatacacctgaaataaaaacgaagttcgtatgcagggatgttcagtggaagatgcattgtaaaactgcagtatttttggctgtaatttaaaattgggaaatatttttgaaaataaaaacatacaactcatcgtactcatcgaaacttaaaaacaatgatattaagcgtatcacaaaaaataataaagtaattaaaagccaaaattttcatttttacaaacGGGTCCTCATGCCTTATAATTATAAACAGATTTTCTCCACAAAAATTCGATTATCATGTCTGCAAAACAAATAGGGTGGTCGTAGTTAAAAAACTCgtttcctttcaaaaaaaaaaccctcatcagtccaactccgggtacgcaatccacagtattttttgcgtagaacttctttccGTGTTAAagccattgaacccaaaattaaaacgtcatatgcgtgtatgtagtaaggaggcacaataacccccatccccatcattaaTACAAAActcaaatacttaatttttgttcatatttttgttttcatttgcaggcattcGACAGCATCATTctgttgtcattccaatcttcttcttattcgcgtttaatattggaaagtgattgtatgaacaaatgcatttgcatttaattttaataaaaataattcgaatataagaataaaaataagtaaaaacatgcGTGTgggtgtatatttggtgaattttagtgaagtgttaAAAAAGAGGTtctctgtaaagtcggtttactgacgatagtttaacgtgacaacgtcataagaaaatactgatggaatggttgcaattttaaaaacaaaattttaattttatttgtttgatagatattttgtatggatatagaggagaaggtaaatggaattgcaatggaataggtcaagttacatttacacaaacgtgaaaaatgacgaaacatttatcaaattcatgaaagatatattcaatttcgattgtgcatcagacgttaataagtcaacaacactaagaggcaacatcatcgatttgcctttttcaagacactttacactcgaaacactccctttcatttcctacttttcctatcatctcctattctctacagagaaatggttcattaccaagcacacaggaagaagacatatgcaaatacctacaaatatgtgaatttatatacatatgcgcatatacatacatatgtatatatgctcactcaagtaggagagagccagatgtcgaacgttgccgaacgcgggggccgattgtgctctttgtcgttcgttccgcgctctcgcttgcagttcattcaaggtaacggcaatgagcaaggtaacgacaaatgagcaaggtaacgacacattttttcgtgcgtacagccggctaaatcgaattataagacgttatcacgtcaaaaaatatataatgtaaTGTGCCAAACCATAGAGAAGTTCCCGAGGgcactttgaaggcaaataattacgaaattattatttcccgaataatttggagttataaagagtgttccttaatacctcactaacatctccaccaagtttcattaataaagaaattacagtttgccaaaaattgcccaatagacattattctaaattccagcAGAAGAAGATTTATTGTAAAATGTCAAATtatatggtatatgaaatatcattaaaaatgaaaaaataataaaacgttCTACCCTAAACCCTAAAACACTTTTTGCTTATTGCGAGCCTCTCAAGTATTTCCTGTATTGCGGCACATTTTAGCGATtcctattcgaaaaaaaatgttttctatcatttagtgtTCAATTTCGTGGTTTCGTACCTGGGCACTGCCGAATAATGATCACGCATTAACCCATACTGCTATGGTTAACTAAATTTATGCACCTAACAAAGTCACAGTCGGGCGCCATAGCGGAATGGGGAatccagagagaacgtaggttcgaatctcggtgaaagattaaaatgaagaaaaagttttttctaatagcggtcgcccctcggtaggcaatggaaaacctcctaTCGTATCATAAgctaatcataaaaaatatctgtcattattattattatattattagaaggccattacgcactgcgaccagagctgatctattgtgaaaggcctatttttgtaacactagagttttaggctttttaaaaattttagcacaattttcggtttgttgttccaaagattgcatggagatactacgataccaccaaggtgatgaagtctctgtctgcccaacgcaggacattcacaaatcaCATATTCTGAGCTTTCtctgtccatttcgcaaaagcggcagacattggtctcagatagaccaatcttatttagatgatacctcaggctgcagtgacctgtaaggtatcctgttaaaagacgcagctCTACactgcttagtgagagaagcttgtcagatattcctttgttgggacttaggaatagtttggcttgacgctgaccgggacagtttagccagtgtgcagcaaattttctttcttcccacttcctaaggaattcattaatgtggccttttgtgagtccacagaaaggctcaggaccagtaagttgcatatttgctccttgttttgcaagatcatcatccatttcatttccatcatgtccttcatgtcccggaatccagcctagtgttactatgttgaggttccccaacgtgttgagaaggtttaagcaatcatttgccaatttagaggtgaaagttgttgatagaagggttttagagccgcttggctatctgaaagtatgtaggtgtgagtacctctcattttcctgctaaggtattctctcacacatatttcaatggcatatatttctgcctggaatattgttgggtagagtcccatcggaatcgattttttgaatttagggcAATTGATTCATGCCCCTGtcctaccattttccaatttggacccatcagtaaaccatatctGAGATCCAAGCTTGAAATTGATAGAATGAGTTCTCCAGGCTGcacgttcattaattataacttggaagttcctgaagagtattagTTTgagtgatagtatatcatccctatgaagaatgggactatataggaagtcttctaagatctttaaatgtcctttcatatccccacttttaagttcagatataccttttaatcttaaggcactcgagcgagcttccctttcaatcaagattggaagcggtggtatgttcaggagcactcCCAATGCATCCATGGGACCTGTTTTCATAGCTCCTGTAATACCAATACATATCAGGagatgcagtttgtttaattcgtttactgcttttctttgcttgaccttgggccaccatgctaaggatgcataagtgactatgggtttcacaactgtggtgaatgtccagaaggtcattctagggtttagtccccatgtcttaccaaaaggccttgtgcaggcaaagaatgcccttgaggcttttgaagtaactctctcaatatgggaattccacgtaagcgttttgtcaagactgacgccaagatagttcgcttctgtcgagagttgaagtgttgttccattaaaggtcggacatttgagatttatgttccttctcctaatAAACGGTACAAGTGCTATTTTTGATGGGTTAATGGAAAGCTCTTTTtgcgtgcaccatttgtttattattgtaagggcttgctgcatgcgatccgagtCATACGGAGGCAAAAGCAAAAGAGGgttcaatttccaaacactATTTGGAGTAccctatattttatatttttcttgttcATTTTCAACGCAGGCTGCGTCAtaacttaataaattttgtttgccctaaataaaaaatacgcaGGTGAGTAGTTAGTTATGAAACAGGAATGGTAGGGATAAAGAAAAATCCCCGCCTACTTCAAGTAGATTTATGACTTCGCATATGAAGTATCAATTACTCAAAAGAACTTGCACCCACACACGAAGAAAGCCAGGTGACAGTAAATTTATggctataaaaatgttttattaaaaaggtAGTAAAATTACCTGAAAtagaaagattaaaaaaaaaaatgtgttgtgcattgaaaaaatcaaaatgtatcAAATCGAGCCATACATTTTCAAAAGCTATTACACTTCACATTTTCATCGAAAAAATTGATCTGCAGCAGTAGGGAGTGCTTCTCGAtgctttcgttttttgttttgtatcttTTTTCCTTTGCTTTGTTGCCTACGTGTAATTTATGAATTGAGATTTTACGACCGGAAACAGACACAGAAGGTATCATAATAAAAATGCCCAAACTCCCCTTTCACCCGTTTATGACTTCCACACCTACGCGCATCGAATCGAAGAAAATGTGGAGAAGAATAAGTGCAAGAACACGCATAAATTCCActttgaaaattgcaaaagaaaagaaagaaaattgttttattcaTTGCCCGGAAAGTATGACGAATTATCCCGCCACCTGCATATGGACAAAGAAAGGTCGACGATTTCATATACCTGTAATGCGGCGAATAcgtgcacatgtatgtatgtgtgtactgcCATGGAGAAGAGTTATAATAACTTACCGTTGTGCCGTCGTAGCCATTCGTTAGCAGTTGTATATCGATTTCAATATCCAGATCCACTTTGGCAGTGGTCAGTTGGAGCGGCAGATGATCGGACATGCCGCCAGCTGCGTTTGCACTCACACCGCCAACGCTGTTGCCTACACCCGCCGCCATTATAATGGCGGCGTTACTGCTGTGATTGTTGTGCGtcgcagctgctgctgctgccgccgccGCCGCTGTAGCGATGGTGGTAACTGTtgctgttgtggttgttgtcgCTGCGACGGCTGCGAGTGCTGCGACTGTTGAATTGGCCGTCGCGGACATTTTGCTCACACCCCTTAAACGTcgatttgtatgtgtgtttttttgttgtgtgtATTTCTGTGTTTGTGGGCGTAACAAGAACAcgcacaaatacacatacgcgcAATCAAAGAGCGGGGAAAAAGGTTagaaggcaacagcaaatcgttCACACGTATCTGGGCAAGCGTGTGGGTGGTTGTTTAAGTGTGTGCGATAGTGAATGCATGCAAATGTGTGTCGGTGTGTAAGGgagtgtatgtacatgtattggGTTCACTTAAGTTTGCACTCTCTTCGGTGTTGTAAATACTCATGAATTCACTGGTCTTTTAATGGAGTTAATAcgtctttttgtatttttttatttatttttttttaatttttttttgtttttgttgttgaaagcaaaaatatctttttacGTGCTGCTAATAATTTTAACCCTCTGCCAAGTTTTTAGTTCACGCTCGttggaaaattacaaaacttcCACGTCGAACTCTGTACGAGTTCTTTCTTTtttgagtaaattgtatttttttttacattcccGTTACATTTGCGTTTCACATTAATTCACATATGCGACAATGCGCACTGCACAATGGCATCCCTCGTAGggaatttctttttcatatctTTCCTCATATTTACATTCATATTCATTCATATTCGCTGCGGCGTTCACATTTGGCTGTGAGAATTTGGTGCTCACAGAAGGGGGAAAACCAGCAACCGAACGTAATTGGAATGCACGACAAGATATTCACTATTTATGCAGGATATAATGGCtgcttgcattttattaaaatagaattattttttaatgttcataCGGATCACTTTTCatgtcttttttttatattgaagcaTACAATTGCAAGTTTAGATCTGAAAGCAGAAAAgagaaatgtaatttttattaacccttctgattttttctaaatttactaaatattaaaatatcatctcaattatatttaataaaattatagaaattctCTCTCTCtacattgaaaattttaattcaaggaTCCGCCTGATTATGGGGAATGCAGGGAATGAAGTAGAATATCTTTGCaccatttttagattttttctccGTCTTTTTTGCTGTTTGAACTCACTAAGCGTGAGCGTGAGTACCATTTGAAAGTGCGTGAAGctccaaaattatagaaaaagttgttgaagtgaaatttcttaggcgtcaatggacgagcgagaatggagagtaaaatttcaaggccatgcaacgtttagggcattttcgttccgcgagagagaaaaaacatataacgtagaggaaaaggtgAGAGAGAGAGCTACACCTTATAcacatatatcttagatacactttgcGCAACTTATCCTAGGTtgttccttgtggttgctaatttgtaGTGAGAAATaaaactgcctactttttggcgcttgtttgttggtgcaaacttgtagggaatatattttatggtgcCTACTTTTAGCGTTATATTTCCtaggtgcctactgtttggggcttttttttggtcccaattttttagggtttattttttggtgcctaatttttggcgtttatttgcgtttcctggctagtgcttgtgcgtactataaagtgctatccattccagcgtcggatttattggtattgcctcgcggtaatttgtgccgtttttgtggtcctggaatcgctgcgtttgtgcgggtgataaatgctcggagtagtgcgcgttgttgccacggtttgtgtccggcgtgtacctacaccggtcgacccatcggcgttttttgtaaatttggtatattgcaaatgttgtgaaattatttagatatatattctttctctctctctctctctcattctatctcgggtctctccctctttccttGTCTGTCTTGAAAGTTTcatttctgttatgtgtacgctacacgcactttattttctaatagcggtcgcttttCGACAggctataaaaaagctcctcataaaaatatctgccgttcggagtcggcttgaaactgtaagtccctccatttgtggaacaacatcaagatgcacgctacaaataggaggaggagctcgaccaaaaaaCCAGAAAGAGTCTAACcgcaaagtatttatttattataatttgttatTCTCCGAAACTACTGAACGCGCTTTCGTGGGACTTCAaatgctaattaaaaaaaattattctcttCCCAAGAGGAATTATAGAATACTTTGTTATCAcacatttttgggaaatttttgcataaaattaatttcaaatgttttttacgCTTATCCGTACCCTCCTCTCCGCATAACCGTAATGAAATGAAAGCCAACATATGACTTCAACCCGTTGGAGCTTCAGATGGAGATATGTTGTCACCTGAAGCCATGAAAGCAGCAGACCCATTGGTTTCGACTATACACTTCGCTCCACTGTTTAGGGTGTGTGCTTCTTCTTTTTCATTAGAATGCAAGCGatcacacaattttttatgcatTGCATTTAAAGTGGTTGGGTTTGAAGAGAAAATGTACGCTCGAGTGGCTAACTGACATTTTGATGCACGTTTCCATGATAAAcatatgtgaaaaaataatatttccatgCATAGAAGCTAGGCAGACATCGCACTGATCAGTCCCAGAATATAGAGGCATATCTTGGAACAAAGTAGCGGATGTACTGTCTATAGAGGCTGCGGCTTTGCTATCAACAGGGCCCGTGCATTTCCTTGTCACAACGGACAACGCGCCAAAAGGGAATGGAGGTGTGCTTAGGAGTGAAACACTAACGTGATCTGGCACAAAATTATGGAGCTACTCACAAGTCTCCCTAACAATATTCTGAAAATGCTTAAGGGCACTATCACAGGACACTGTCTATTCATCTCGCAGGTGACTGCATAGTTATCCGCACAAGGATTGGGACATAGTTCTACGCCCTGCTCGTTCGCTTCTGTGCCCAGTCCCCGGATACTCCAGCCCACCTTGTTCTCGAATGAGAGGCTATAGCGCGAACAACTTTGAGACATCTCGGCCGGATGTAGCCGGACCAAAAGGCTCGTACGCTCAGCCCAATCGAGCTCTTAAGTGAACTGGGTTTGCATGagatactgtgatgagtagaataCACAAAAGACCATGGAGCATTTTTAATTAACTCCATACAACTTGATGTTTATGTATAAATTCACAGCTTAATGCAACCAATTACAAAAAGTTGTGCTCCTAATCTAACGACAAAAAATAGAGCGAACAGAATTGATCATAAAAGAAACTAGATGTCTAGCTCTCATCGGTTCCGTATCCGTTAGGGAGTGGCGAATAGACGAAGCAACTAGCACAAATAAGTTATATTGGCAACACTGAAATGGCTCCCAAAAATGGCACttgtttggaagcacttaatgaaTATTAATCGGATAGCGTTCAGACAAAagggaggaagagctcggccaaacacagaACAGAAGTGTGTGcaccaattaaaaaacaaacaaaaaaactgcgTTCAGACACACTAATCGAGTTGCAACAACACAAAGCGTTTTGCCCCAGCATGAATAACACAGTGGCTCTCTCTCTTCCCCGTGAACCTCTCTACCAAAAGTTAAGAGTCCACACAAAAAAGCTGGCGTGTCTGAAAACAATCTAATAAGACGTGCCTAATATCCGAAAGGAAAGTTAGAAGCTCTTGAAAagagtgagttataccagttttatgaggtagaaccatactcgctagcagCAAATCTTTCTTGGtaagtttgttgttgctttcagatgcaaatttttcgtcaagcgagCAGAGCCCAAActtagcgagcagagaagtcgCGAATCGAAAACGCCTTCTTTCAGAAACACATCGTTATTGTAGCATTTCAAccctaaattttaaaatttgagtcTGGGATGCGTCCCGGTCATTTTTCATTGGAACGCAGCTATTGTCACACTCCCTGCGAACAAAACCATGGGTCATGGTCAAATATTAACACCAGCACAGTTTTCAAAGGTATCGAACGTAAATGTATTTGGAAAACGCTCTTCATCTGAAGTATTCCGAGGATTCAATCGGGCTAATCATCACACGATTTGGTTAGATAGATCATGATTGATGATGAAATTTCACTCAGAGCAACTTTTTGGTGAACTCCACTGGAATGAAGAGATTATGGAAGACGTAATAGCGACGAATGCATTTACAATGACTTCCCTAAGGCATTTGACAAAATGTCGCACGCGATTCTAATAAATGAGTTAGCTTACTTGGGCTTTCACTTCTTCTTTCTGCAATGGCTTAATTCGTATTTGGCGGGCAGACGGTGTGTGGTAAAAGTTGATGACGCATTATTGGATTACTTCATTGCTACTTCAGGTGCCCCCAAGGGAGCACTTCAGTTTAGGGTTACTTCTGTTTGTCATTTTTACCATTGAAATTAGCAAAAGTTTCTTCCTTTTTGAATTTCTTGCTCGTCGtggatgatttaaaaattttctcatctgttaaGAACTCAATGGATGATCAGAATCTTCATCTCGACTTGAATAATCTTCATCGATGGTTCATAAGCTCGCGCCTGGCCTTAAGTATtaagaaatgttttcttttCACATTTTCGAGACGTCAGTACATTTTAACATATCCCACATTAGTTCTTATGTATATTAGTATATTAACCCAAAGTATAACAGAGTTTAAGGATCCTGAGGTCTTATTCGTGACAAAATGTTCCTTCAGTGGCCACATTAATTTTATGCTTTCAGAATCGTACTCAGTTGTAGACTTCACTCGTCGTAATACATCCGCATTTTCTGATCCATGTACCTATAAACTGCTGTTCACGGCTCTTCTTCATCCTCGTTTAGAGTACGCCGTTATCATTTGGAGACCTTACAAGTAACTTTCGATAAATACAATTGAGcgcgttaaaaaatatatttcttaaagaaTCCTGTGAGTctagaattaaacaaaaatcgatttcttgttttttcgatatttcgaaatcaTATGCTTTTAAGAATAcactgtaaaatttttggaaggatattcccagtagtttcgattctacagccgttttagaaGATAGAGTCATATTCGTCACGCTCGACGGGCGAGACGAGTGGTCGAGAGGAATTGGAGTGCGcagtatagaaaataaatacgttgaacgttataaaaaaactaaggcTTTATTAAACACAagaaatgaaatcgaaaaaaaattataatcaaaCTGTTATCACTGCTAATGTTGAAATGCCTGAGTGAATTCCTTATTGCATGGATTTCATTTCCACATGACGAAGTAATGGCGTCATCTTCCGTTTTATCAGATTCAAAGggttaaactcaattatctcaaaaccattaggtgcgcaactaagttctcgctgtttgtcaacAGATGCCGCCTGctgtgtgtgctagtcgattctaacataaccccaacgtcataaaccaagcttagacataaggtaaacaaactgctCGACACTTATGAGATTTAATTTTGGTATCGCATACTTTCGGTTTTGTGAAAGtgcctgattttgtgccgagtaatcgtcatttgcgatAAATCTtggttttcctctttcattcgggaaaaaacggcggctgaagcgcctCGAGAGCTACAAatgtgaaggaaggccaaaaaccttcgaagactctgaattggaggcattgctcaatgaggatccatgtcaaatgcaagaacagcttgcttcagtattaggagttacccgccaaccCATTTCCaaacgattgcatgctttgggaatgattcagaaacagtgGGTTTGGATTTCATATGAGTTACAATAAAACTAAGGTATGTTGAACGTCGATTTTTCGccagtgaacaactgctccagcggcaagaAAGGTGACgtatgatgaaaagtggattcattacagcaatccaaagaaaaaaagtcacgGGGATTGCCCGGTTGtgcttctacgtcatcgcctcggccgaatatgcACGCTGCGAAGGATATGCTATGTTTTTGGTGGGacgaagttggtgttatttattatgaactgttagcGAAGCGAagccatcactggggatcggtatcgacttcaattgatgcgattgagtcgAGCACTGCGCCAGAAGCGGCCGCATTACACGGAGGTATGAAAaaatgattctacagcatgacaacgatcggcctcacgttgccaaacccgttaaaatctaccaggaaacactgaaatgggaaatcttaCCCCACCCGCAATATTCTCCAgatctccagatattgcgccgtccgattatcacctgtccTGATCGacggcacatg harbors:
- the LOC128855768 gene encoding uncharacterized protein LOC128855768, which encodes MSATANSTVAALAAVAATTTTTATVTTIATAAAAAAAAAATHNNHSSNAAIIMAAGVGNSVGGVSANAAGGMSDHLPLQLTTAKVDLDIEIDIQLLTNGYDGTTVSYYNSSPWQYTHTYMCTYSPHYRYMKSSTFLCPYAGGGIIRHTFRAMNKTIFFLFFCNFQSGIYACSCTYSSPHFLRFDARRCGSHKRVKGEFGHFYYDTFCVCFRS